The window GAGTTGACGAGCATGCGGAAGCCGGCGCGGTAGGTCGAGGCGGCCACGGCGTACTCGGTCGACCACGGGCTGAAGCCGGGCTCGTAGTCCTGCACCAGGTACGCCACCCGGTCGTGGGGGACGACCCCGGCGGTGACCGCGACGTCGAGCGGGTGCGCGGTCTTCCAATGCGTGGCGATCCAGACGTCGTCGCGGCCGAACTCGGTCTCCAGGACGTCCTCGCGACGGACGACGCGGACGCCCGGGCGGCCGTCGACCCGCGACTCCGGGAACCGGTCCGCCACGAGGGCCTCGGCCGCGGCGGCACTGTTGCCCGGCGTGGTCCAGCGGACCATGACCACCCGGACCGACCGGCCCAGTCGCGCACCGAGGGCGAGCGCGACGGCCAACGCCGTCTGGACCCCAGCGAACGCCGCGCCCTCGCGGAGCTCGTCCACCACGAGCACCACCTCGGGCTCGCGGTCGACGGTCCGGATGCCCGCCAGGGCGAGGCTCGTCTCGACCAGCCCCTCGAACGGACGGGCGGCCAGTGGTGCTCGCTCGCGCTCGCGCCGGGCCACGCCGACGTCCACGCGGGACACCGTCCGCCCCAGCCGCTCGCGGACGTCGTTGCGGTAGTGGCCGTCCCGCGCGTACCGCTCGTTCACCCGGACGAGGTCGCTGACGAGGCGCCGTGCCTTCTCGAAGTTCATCGACCCTCACGTTACTGGGCGTGGGGGTGCACCTCGGTAGGCTTGTCCCCTGATGATGCAGCGAATCGACCTCCGTGGTGGCCTGCCCGCCCGTGCCGAACTCCTCCGACTCATGCCGCGCGCCGTGGGCGACGTCTCGCACGCGGTCGACGCCGCCCGCGAGCTCGTCGAGGACGTCCGACACCGCGGAGCGGACGCGCTGCACGACCAGGCCGAACGCTTCGACGGCGGCGCCCCTGCGAACGTCCGGGTGCCGGTCGCCGAGATCGCGGCAGCCGTCGCCGGGCTGACCCCCGAACTGCGGGACGCGCTCGACGAAGCCATCCGTCGCGTCCGTGCCGCGAGCGCTGCGCAGGTACCCGCCGGCTCCGTCACCACGCTCGCCGACGGCGCCGAGGTGCACCAGCGCTGGCAGCCGATGCGCCGCGTCGGGCTCTACGTGCCCGGCGGCAAGGCCGTCTACCCGTCGAGCGTCGTCATGAACGTCGTCCCCGCCCAGGTCGCCGGTGTGCGGTCGATCGCGCTCGTGTCCCCGCCGCAGCGCGACCACGGCGGTGCGGTCCACCCGACCATCCTGGCCGCGGCCGGGCTGCTCGGCATCGACGAGGTCTACGCGATGGGCGGTGCCGGCGCGGTCGGCGCGCTGGCGTACGGCGTCCCCGCGATCGACCTCGAGCCCGTCGACCTGGTCACGGGTCCGGGCAACAACTACGTGGCCGCGGCGAAGCGCCTGGTGCGCGGGGTCGTCGGCATCGACGCCGAGGCCGGCGCCACCGAGATCCTCGTGATCGCCGACGAGACCGCCGACCCCGGGTTCGTCGCCGCCGACCTCATCAGCCAGGCCGAGCACGACGAGCAGGCCGGCAGTGTGCTGGTGACGACGTCGGCGACGTTCGCCGATGCGGTGGAAGCCGCCATCCCGGAGCGCACGGCGGTGCTCGGGACGGCTGCGCGCCTCCAGACCGCCCTGGACGGACCGCAGTCCGCGATCGTGCTGGTGGACTCGCTCACCGACGCCGCGACCGTGAGCAACGCGTACGGACCGGAGCACCTGGAGATCCAGACCGCCGACGACGACGCGGTGCTCGCCGACATCGACGCCGCCGGAGCGGTGTTCGTCGGACCGAGCACGCCCGTCAGCCTGGGGGACTACCTGGCCGGGTCGAACCACGTGCTGCCGACCGGTGGTCAGGCGCGCTTCGGGTCCGGCCTGTCCGCGTCCACGTTCCTGCGGCCGCAGCAGGTCATCCGCTACTCGGCGTCGGCGCTCGACGGGGTCGCCGCGCACATCGTCGCCCTGTCGACCGAGGAGCAGCTCCCCGCGCACGGTGCCGCCGTGACGGAGCGCACGAACCGATAGCCTGGGCGACGACATGTTCTGCCCCTTCTGCCGCCACCCGGACTCCCGCGTCGTCGACTCACGGACGAGCGACGACGGAACCTCCATCCGCCGCCGTCGACAGTGCCCGAACTGCGGACGACGCTTCTCGACCACCGAGACCGCGTCGCTCAACGTCGTCAAGCGCAACGGCGTCACCGAACCCTTCAGCCGCGACAAGATCGTCTCCGGCGTCCGCAAGGCCTGCCAGGGGCGCCCGG of the Curtobacterium sp. TC1 genome contains:
- the hisD gene encoding histidinol dehydrogenase; its protein translation is MMQRIDLRGGLPARAELLRLMPRAVGDVSHAVDAARELVEDVRHRGADALHDQAERFDGGAPANVRVPVAEIAAAVAGLTPELRDALDEAIRRVRAASAAQVPAGSVTTLADGAEVHQRWQPMRRVGLYVPGGKAVYPSSVVMNVVPAQVAGVRSIALVSPPQRDHGGAVHPTILAAAGLLGIDEVYAMGGAGAVGALAYGVPAIDLEPVDLVTGPGNNYVAAAKRLVRGVVGIDAEAGATEILVIADETADPGFVAADLISQAEHDEQAGSVLVTTSATFADAVEAAIPERTAVLGTAARLQTALDGPQSAIVLVDSLTDAATVSNAYGPEHLEIQTADDDAVLADIDAAGAVFVGPSTPVSLGDYLAGSNHVLPTGGQARFGSGLSASTFLRPQQVIRYSASALDGVAAHIVALSTEEQLPAHGAAVTERTNR